The sequence below is a genomic window from Proteus vulgaris.
CTAAAGAAATGGTATTTATCGTTGTCTTCTTTGAGGCTTAATGGAATATGAGCGATATCCATTCGTGCCATACCATTGGGTACTTTATTTAATCGACGACATGCAGTGGCGCAGATATTACAGCCATTACAGAGCGTCTCATCGTGGATCATGGCATAGCGGATAGGTTTTTTTTCTGCAGTTGCTGCAAGCGCACTTCCTAGTGGTGCACTGAAAAAAATGACCGATCCCATACCTGCTACAAATTTACGGCGAGAAACACGCATTATTTTTGCTCCTCAGTCTGATGATGTTGTAATACCCACATCGAATTTCGTTGATAAGGCTGAACATTAAGGGTTTTCATGTTGTTCAACCTCAATCCATTCAGTTAAGCCTCGTGCTTTGCCGTAACTCATTAACGTATTGCTAAAGAGATAAGGGGCATCGTTGGATGCTAAAACTTGCTGAATATCCTGAAAATCAGGGTGAGTTTTCATCAGTGTCAGTGCATCTTCAATCTCTGAAGCCGTGTACTTAAAGGGTTCAGACATCAACATGCTTTGTTTCAATGGTCGAGGATAGGTTTCGCATTCAAAACGAACCACACCTGCAATTGCCGTACAAATATCTGCATGGCGGTTTAATAATTGCAGTTGTGCGAAGTTATCTGACATAAATTCATCAGAGTAATAATAATCCTCGCCATTGAGACTTAAATGGGCGATATCAATAAACTCGTCGCTCTTTAACGCGGTTTCTAACTGCGCAATGTCCTCTTCAGTCAGAGAATAGGGCGCATCATACAGCGTTGAAATTGCTAATAGTTCACCTTCTTTTGAACATTGACGTATCGCATTCGCTAGATGTTGTTCGGCAGATAATTCTGCTACTTCTTCCGCAACGGGTTCTTCTGCGATATCTGTTGAGGTGTTAGCACTACGTCCAACACCTGTTTCTGATAGTGGCAGTAACCAACGGCGACGAGAGATATCAGGTTGCTCTAAAGCAATATCTGTATCATCAGCGATATCTTGTGGTATAGAAGCCGATGCATTTTGTTCTATCATCATGATCTCCTTCTTTTACCTATTAACTTGGTAATAAACCACGAGACGCTAAATCGTCTGCAACATCTTGTAATCCAAGGCGAACTAAAGTTTCTTTTGTTGGGCAACCTAACTGTGGATCCCAGCCCATTTCTTCATAGAACATGGTAAGAGAAAGCTGCATATCGACTCTGTCCATTTTGTCTGTGCCTTCAGTAAAGACTGGAATATCAGGATCTTTATCGAATACCCATGAACAGATTTGGTCATGCTCATTACGCATATCCATGGTGTTCATTAATTTAACGGTATAAGCGCGGTGTAAAGTGAAGATACGCTCTGAGGCTAAATCCAGATCTTTAGACGTGGTTGGTTCACCTGTGATAGCGGTAAAGAATTTGGCTTCCATTTCTAAGTCACCACGATAATTACGGCTCTTATGAGGAGAAACCGTCATTGGCCATACCCAGTTACATAAGGTGACCGCATCGTGTAAGCAACTACGTAAAATTGTCCACTTGGTATAAGCAATTTTGGCTTTATTGATTGGTGTATAGTTTTTGGTTTCATCAAAAGCATCACCAGAGCCAAATAGCTCACCTGCAATCTCTTTTTGTAGTTTTAGAGGTAAACCACTACCGATATAGTTGATATGTGTATGTGTCATTGCATCGCGGTTAAACATACAGTTAACGATAGAACCCACTTGAGCCGATGCTTCATTCGCGTGGTGAATTGGGAAGCCCATTGGTGACCAGAGTTTATTTTTCTTATCAGCCCAATACTCTTCACCTAAATTCCAGCGTTGTGCAATTAGGTAAGAGCCATCAGCAAGGTGGCTAAATTCACCTTTGCGATGCGCTAAACGATAGTAGAACTCTTTGATAAATTCAGGGTTACCTTCTTCCAGCTTATCCCATGGGATTTCATTGTATTCGGCTTCTGGTAATACACGTTTAAAGACACCGTGGGTATAACAATACGTGAAGTCGCGATGAAGCTGACCGTAGTTACACCAAAGCCCCATATCATCAAAAATATTCAGACCCACTAAGTTACCAACAACGTTACCATCCCCTTTTTTCTCAACATCCTTAGGGCCATTAGGGAAAATGGTTGTGTGAACGAAGTTAGCAACACAAG
It includes:
- a CDS encoding YdhW family putative oxidoreductase system protein, whose translation is MMIEQNASASIPQDIADDTDIALEQPDISRRRWLLPLSETGVGRSANTSTDIAEEPVAEEVAELSAEQHLANAIRQCSKEGELLAISTLYDAPYSLTEEDIAQLETALKSDEFIDIAHLSLNGEDYYYSDEFMSDNFAQLQLLNRHADICTAIAGVVRFECETYPRPLKQSMLMSEPFKYTASEIEDALTLMKTHPDFQDIQQVLASNDAPYLFSNTLMSYGKARGLTEWIEVEQHENP
- a CDS encoding aldehyde ferredoxin oxidoreductase — its product is MTNGWTGNILRINLTTGAITRESSSKYKFLIGGMGFGYKIMYEEVAPGVKPFDEENKVVFAVGPLTGSGAPCSSRVNITSLSTFTRGNLVVDAHMGGFFAAWMKFAGYDSLIIEGKSDKPVWIHIDDDQVSIEDASFLWGKGVRQTTEELCAQTSPEACVATIGPAGENLVPLSGIINSRNHSGGAGVGAVLGSKKLKAIVVEGSRGVNVADRKALKELNDYMMTQLIGSNNNHVVPSTPQSWAEYSHPGSRWTARKGLYWGAAEGGPIETGEIPPGDINTVGFRTMKSTFDLGPEAEEYTVKMGGCHSCPIRCMAQLNVPQAKKFGVPQTGGNTCVANFVHTTIFPNGPKDVEKKGDGNVVGNLVGLNIFDDMGLWCNYGQLHRDFTYCYTHGVFKRVLPEAEYNEIPWDKLEEGNPEFIKEFYYRLAHRKGEFSHLADGSYLIAQRWNLGEEYWADKKNKLWSPMGFPIHHANEASAQVGSIVNCMFNRDAMTHTHINYIGSGLPLKLQKEIAGELFGSGDAFDETKNYTPINKAKIAYTKWTILRSCLHDAVTLCNWVWPMTVSPHKSRNYRGDLEMEAKFFTAITGEPTTSKDLDLASERIFTLHRAYTVKLMNTMDMRNEHDQICSWVFDKDPDIPVFTEGTDKMDRVDMQLSLTMFYEEMGWDPQLGCPTKETLVRLGLQDVADDLASRGLLPS